In Lates calcarifer isolate ASB-BC8 linkage group LG21, TLL_Latcal_v3, whole genome shotgun sequence, a single window of DNA contains:
- the LOC108889800 gene encoding ion channel TACAN-like gives MPQGFTDVLEEWKCLEDEYQQLQDTHRMYLQKLDEISKLQNNCSSSISRQQRRLKELSHRVKKCSKSLSEEDAKKMDEIKEKVKTRPNAFFEMEAFLPKKNGLYLSLVLGNVNVTLFSKQSKFAYKDEYEKFKLCSTVVLLLFSFICYFFVSYRFLDAILNFQLVWYYCTLTIRESILITNGSRIKGWWVFHHYISAFLSGVMLTWPDGNLYKIFRNQFLAYSLYQSFVQCLQCYYQSGCLYRLRALGERHNLDLTVEGFQSWMWKGLTFLLPFLFFGHFWQLFNSLSLFKMAQLPDCKEWQVLMCGLCFLILFMGNFFTTVAVVRQKLKSRNQKPKSL, from the exons ATGCCTCAAGGTTTTACAGACGTTCTGGAGGAGTGGAAATGTCTGGAGGATGAATATCAACAACTTCAG gacacacacagaatgtaTTTACAGAAACTGGATGAAATTTCCAAACTACAAAACAACTGCTCGTCCTCCATTTCCCGTCAGCAAAGAAGACTAAAGGAGCTGTCCCATCGAGTCAAAAA ATGCAGCAAATCTCTGTCAGAAGAAGATGCCAAGAAGATGGatgagataaaagagaaagtcAAGACTCGACCAAATGCTTTCTTTGAAATGGAAGCTTTTCTTCCAAAGAAAAACGG GCTGTATCTCAGTCTGGTCCTGGGGAACGTGAATGTCACTCTCTTCAGCAAGCAGTCAAA ATTTGCTTACAAAGATGAATATGAGAAGTTCAAGCTGTGCTCCACAGTcgtcctgctgctgttctccTTCATATGCTACTTCTTTGTGAGCTACAG ATTTCTTGACGCAATCCTCAATTTCCAGCTGGTGTGGTACTACTGTACCTTAACTATCAGGGAGAGTATCCTCATCACTAATGGCTCCAG AATCAAAGGTTGGTGGGTTTTTCATCACTACATCTCAGCTTTTTTGTCTGGTGTGATGCTGACATG GCCAGATGGGAACCTGTACAAGATATTCAGGAACCAGTTCCTTGCCTACTCCTTGTATCAaa GTTTTGTTCAGTGTCTGCAGTGCTACTATCAGAGTGGGTGTCTGTACAGACTGCGAGCCCTGGGAGAAAGACACAACTTGGATCTGACCGTGG agggATTTCAGTCGTGGATGTGGAAAGGGCTGACATTTCTCTTGcccttcctcttttttggcCAT TTCTGGCAGCTCTTCAATAGTCTGTCTCTCTTCAAAATGGCTCAGCTCCCAGACTGTAAAGAATGGCAG GTCCTGATGTGTGGTCTCTGCTTCCTCATTCTGTTCATGGGAAATTTCTTCACAACTGTTGCTGTGGTTCGTCAGAAGCTTAAGAGCAGGAATCAGAAACCAAAGAGTCTGTGA
- the LOC108889801 gene encoding lysophospholipase D GDPD1 isoform X1: MCAAVYVLSTVTGYVLTSALLLKCPNLLHRRKRETFLSRHISHRGGAGENLENTMAAFKHAVDLGTDMLELDCHLTKDEQVVVSHDANLRRATGINAQISDMAYAELPPYLCKLGVTFQRECFCEGGEDRRIPLLRDVFDAFPNTPVNIDIKVNNDTLIKKVSELVVKYDREHLTVWGNASNQIVKKCYKENPRIPVLFSFPRVLQLLGLFYTGLLPFVPLKEQFLEIPMPSIITKLKDPDRLTRSQRFITWLADTLLMRKALFQHLTARGIQVYIWVLNDEDDFQRAFDLGATGVMTDFPTRLKDFMDKNGMSKLQ, encoded by the exons atgtgtgctgctgtgtatgTCCTGTCAACGGTAACGGGCTATGTGCTCACCTCTGCCCTGCTGCTGAAATGCCCAAATCTTTTGCACCGGAGGAAGCGAGAGACTTTCCTCAGCAGACACATCTCCCACCGCGGAG GGGCAGGCGAAAACCTGGAAAACACCATGGCAGCTTTCAAGCA CGCTGTGGATCTCGGCACAGACATGCTGGAGCTGGACTGCCACCTGACAAAAGACGAACAGGTAGTGGTTTCACATGATGCCAACTTAAGGAGGGCCACTGGCATCAATGCCCAAATCTCCGATATGGCCTACGCT GAGCTGCCTCCATATCTCTGCAAGCTGGGTGTAACTTTCCAGAGGG AGTGTTTCTGcgaaggaggagaggacagacgTATCCCTCTCCTCAGggatgtttttgatgcctttccTAATACCCCTGTCAACATTGACATCAAGGTCAACAATGACACACTCATTAAGaag GTCTCTGAACTGGTTGTTAAGTATGACAGAGAGCATCTGACAGTGTGGGGCAACGCCAGCAATCAGATTGTCAAGAAGTGTTACAAAGAG aaCCCCAGAATTCCAGTGTTGTTCAGTTTTCCCAGAGTATTGCAGCTGTTGGGTCTCTTCTACACTGGCCTTCTGCCCTTTGTTCCCCTCAAGGAGCAGTTTCTAGAGATCCCCATGCCCTCCATTATCACAAA ACTAAAGGATCCTGACAGATTAACAAGGAGTCAGCGGTTCATCACCTGGCTGGCAGACAC TTTGCTGATGAGGAAAGCTCTATTTCAGCATCTTACTGCCCGGGGCATACAG GTGTACATTTGGGTGCTGAATGACGAGGACGACTTCCAGAGGGCATTTGACTTGGGAGCCACAGGAGTTATGACAGATTTTCCCACCAGGCTTAAAGATTTCATGGACAAGAATGGCATGTCTAAGCTCCAGTGA